Proteins encoded within one genomic window of Phototrophicus methaneseepsis:
- a CDS encoding glycerol-3-phosphate acyltransferase: protein MTVTEQNILPILLIIITSYLVGSIPTAYLLAKTRNINIFEVGSGNMGGTNVARALGTQWGVVTALLDMCKGIAAIVLARMVLPDEQWGATTISAIAVIVGHNWSLFATLFYHLAVKGKRLTLRGGKGAATAFGTMLMIAQPQIIVGMLAIGGVLIAITRYVSLGVLAAFALSIVWVYALATQDQLPVEYAPYAIILAMLLILRFRENIQRLARGQERRLGERV from the coding sequence ATGACCGTTACTGAGCAAAATATTCTCCCTATCCTGCTCATTATCATAACAAGTTATCTCGTTGGTTCCATACCGACGGCGTACTTACTTGCCAAGACGCGTAATATCAACATCTTCGAAGTCGGTAGTGGGAACATGGGTGGTACCAATGTCGCGCGCGCGCTGGGCACACAATGGGGTGTGGTTACAGCGCTGCTGGATATGTGTAAAGGTATTGCGGCGATTGTCCTGGCCCGTATGGTCCTCCCCGATGAGCAGTGGGGTGCAACCACCATCAGTGCGATTGCTGTGATTGTGGGCCACAACTGGTCTCTCTTTGCGACGTTGTTTTATCATCTTGCTGTTAAAGGTAAACGCCTGACGCTGCGCGGCGGTAAAGGTGCGGCAACGGCCTTTGGTACGATGCTGATGATCGCACAGCCACAGATCATCGTCGGCATGCTGGCGATTGGTGGTGTGCTGATTGCTATTACACGCTATGTTTCTTTGGGTGTGCTGGCTGCTTTTGCGCTCTCGATCGTCTGGGTTTATGCTCTGGCAACACAGGATCAACTCCCCGTAGAATATGCCCCTTATGCGATTATCCTGGCTATGCTGCTTATCTTGCGCTTCCGCGAGAATATTCAGCGACTTGCTCGTGGGCAGGAACGTCGTCTGGGCGAGCGCGTCTAA